A stretch of Tenrec ecaudatus isolate mTenEca1 chromosome 2, mTenEca1.hap1, whole genome shotgun sequence DNA encodes these proteins:
- the C2H21orf58 gene encoding uncharacterized protein C21orf58 homolog: MVDSLVADQMTRLTLRLLEKKLERERENMEGESEIPHLEAGEETRQDDALQSALRRRKDLLQRLWEQHLLEELSRAHTWRGTDRRAWGSTLSPEVSPVFRHPATYTPPPLPGPEPPRIIQHSVPQPPATIIQQLPHQPLIAQIPPPQAFPTPRSGSIKEDMVEMMLMQNAQMHQIIMQNMMLKALPPMVPAAPGPRATALPPTSQPVSTPGAPVAYPMWPSMVSATVLPQATGFQPTVRHMAGPAAAAALNVAATDGALTMQSPGL, from the exons AAGCTGGAACGTGAGCGTGAGAACATGGAAGGGGAATCTGAAATCCCACACCTTGAGGCAG GGGAGGAGACCAGGCAGGATGACGCCCTGCAGAGTGCCCTGAGGAGAAGGAAGGACCTCCTGCAGAGACTCTGG GAGCAGCACCTCCTGGAAGAGCTCTCCCGGGCCCACACCTGGAGGGGGACAGACAGGCGGGCCTGGGGATCAACTCTGTCCCCAGAGGTGTCTCCTGTGTTCAGGCACCCTGCTACCTAcaccccaccacccctgcccGGCCCAGAGCCTCCTCGGATCATCCAGCACTCG GTACCCCAGCCACCTGCCACCATCATCCAGCAGCTACCTCATCAGCCCCTCATTGCACAGATTCCTCCTCCCCAGGCTTTCCCCACTCCTAGATCTGGGAGTATTAAGGAAG ACATGGTGGAGATGATGCTGATGCAGAACGCCCAGATGCACCAGATCATCATGCAGAACATGATGCTCAAGGCCCTGCCGCCCATGGTACCCGCTGCTCCAGGGCCACGCGCCActgccctgccccccacctcccag CCAGTCTCCACACCTGGGGCCCCGGTGGCCTACCCCATGTGGCCCTCCATGGTCTCAGCCACAGTCCTCCCACAGGCCACTGGCTTCCAGCCCACTGTGCGCCACATGGCTGGCCCTGCTGCCGCCGCTGCTCTTAATGT GGCTGCGACTGACGGCGCCCTCACCATGCAGAGCCCAGGGCTGTGA
- the YBEY gene encoding endoribonuclease YbeY, which produces MSLVLRNLQRVVPIRRVPLRRKIELVRSVLGVQKFDLGVICVDNKNIQHINRIYRENDVPTDVLSFPFHENLKAGEIPQPDCADDYNLGDIFLGVEYILQQCKDEEDYYDILTVTATHGLCHLLGFTHDTEAAWQKMFQKEKQVLEELNRHMGTRLQPLSKGLF; this is translated from the exons ATGAGTTTGGTGCTGAGAAATCTGCAGCGCGTCGTCCCCATTCGGAGAGTCCCGCTGCGCAGGAAGATTGAGCTCGTGAGGAGCGTCCTCGGGGTGCAGAAGTTTGACCTGGGAGTCATCTGCGTTGACAACAAGAATATCCAGCACATTAATAGAATCTACAGAGAGAACGACGTCCCAACGGAtgtgctttcttttcctttccatgAG AATCTGAAAGCAGGTGAAATCCCCCAGCCTGACTGTGCAGACGACTATAACCTGGGCGACATCTTCCtgggagtggagtacatcctgcaGCAGTGTAAAGACGAGGAAGACTACTACGACATCCTAACT GTGACGGCCACCCATGGGCTCTGCCACCTGCTGGGGTTCACACACGACACGGAGGCCGCGTGGCAGAAG ATGTTCCAGAAGGAGAAGCAGGTTCTGGAGGAGTTGAACCGGCACATGGGGACCAGGCTGCAGCCCCTGAGCAAGGGCCTCTTCTGA